AAGAAACATGGCAGATGGGAAAAGCTCTTAGGCTAAAGGCTAGTTGATTTGATGGGGTTATCATTTCTAAGATTTTGAGGATTGAGCAAGGCATAGGTAGGTGAATGTTTCCTCTAAATAATCTTACTTATAATTTCTATTATTCATAGGTGAATTTCTTAGGATGAAGATATGATATTGGCCTTAAGAATTTGAAGTGTAAATGGGAAGGAGTATTTATGGGTACAATGTTTTATGGGTGGTTTACACTatgattaagaaaattaatctTTTCTAAGGAATATATATAGAGAAAGAGGGGGTAGGTAGTAGATATAGGTATTCGATATGTGtactttatgaaaattgaaaagttggAGTTAATGGTAGAATATGCTTAAAAATGAGTAGAAAGATATACCTTTTGGTGCTGAAGTAGTAGCACGATTAGGCATGTACATATTGTTGCAAGGTTTTTTCATGTGACATTGTTCTTGGGGAATACTTATTCTCGTCCTTGGAGAATTGTAGGTATCcacatttttaatattctcataAATTATTATCTCCTTAGTTGAAGCATCTGATTCTTCTACAGTCAATTGTTCAGTTCCTTCATAAGTCAATGCCTGCAAAAGTTGAAATGCCAATATAACAGTGACATGGGAAGAAACATTCAACTCTCAAAAGGATCATCACCAAggaaaacttaatttttttatgtaaataaatatgagaactaaacttgtTTAGGTTTTAGAGTTTATGAAAATAGCACACATACTAGTAAAGGTTCATGTAATCCATTTTGGTCTTCGTTCTCCTTTCTCTTCTTTGCAGTCCCAGGGTAAATGCCTCTTGATTCATACCTTTCCACCTCAGCTAGTGATCGAAAATTAAGATTCAACTCTTTATGTTGATAATACTGCAATAATGAGATATTATCAGACAACATTGATAAACGCGATATATTTTTACGAAAAAATAGATTGGAAGAGttgtaaaattcttttaaagaTGATTAATTAACTTGTCTATCCTTCCATTTGGGCGTGGCCTTTCAGaaacattatatttattaatgtatTCAGGCAACGACTTTAACTGACATGCAAAGCATTCTAGACAATCATAATTATAACACAAAATATCTACAAAAAATGGCAGTTAACAGAGTTATCTGTTCAATTTCTAAGGTGTGTGGTTGCTCTTGAAATTAGGTTCTTACCCTCTTGTTTCTTCTCTTTGTTACCTGGACTTGAGCTTCAGGAGGTGCGACAGGAACATGGGCTGCTGTTCCTGGGTCTATCAATTTAAAACCATTTGGTAAATCATGTTAGAGACAAGGACAATAACTTTGTTCTACAATATAACTCTAGGTAAAATTGTACGACACATTgctatgtatttaaaatatgaaagaattagaaaatttacctaaaaaacCTTAAGGTAATGATAGAAAGTAAGAAActacttgtttttttttacttttttcaaaATGAGGCATGTTTTGGGCAAATAATAGTATCCAAAGAAGACAACTTATTTCCTATTAATTTAGGTGTTGATTTACAAGTAAACAATTGCTTACAAAAAGTAATTTTTGAAATCCTAAATTGTGTTTACTATttgtatgaaataaattttaccattttttatttttaaaaattatgaattaatgtAGAAAAGTTTAGTATTATACTTAAGGGATCAAATTGTTTTCTCTTTATCATCTCTAGCCCTACACTTATTGATATTAAAGCTGCAGCCAATTTTCCTCCAGTTTAATTTAGAGATTATAGGGTTGCTTTTGCATGGGTACAACTTGGAGACATTATAAACATTGCATGTCATTGGGGGAGATTTTATCTCTATGGAAGAGAACACTCTCAATCTTTCTAATTCTCTAAAGGTGCGGTTTTAATCACAACTAaccaattgaaaattttgataaattgtgaTATTAGAATGCAAAAAGGAGTAGTATCTAAAAAGAGTGCTAGAAGTTGGTGATatctcaattttcaaaaaatggtaaTGTTAGGGAAAAAATGTTGCCATAGAGTTTGAAGATTCTTCCATGGAAGATGAGATGGAGGGAGACAAATATGTGCAGGAGGATTAGATTGGGTTGGTTATTGTGGTAGGGGAGTTTTATGCTAATGCCTTGGTGAGTGGAGGTGGATGTTTGACTActtttaaagtttgaatttgttcaattttagttttaaatatatgcCTAATTTTCCTGaaataagagaatggaaaattaatgGAATTTTCCCGGCATATATCGCCTTATTGAGTTCTTTTGTTGATATATATTCGCCAAGGTTTAGGTTATATCTTTGCTTAAATAATGTGTTTTGTTGATCTAGtctaagtttttctttctttcttattgaTTAAGCTATCAGTTTGAATTGTGTATGAGAACATAAGACTTTGGGACCAAGGTGGATTTGCAATGCTTCTTCATCTCCTTAAGGAAGGCTAGCTATAGTCGGTTGTTGTagagttttaatgttttttttattgttctGGTCTAAGGTATGGTTGTTTCTTAGGTTTACAATATGCATACCTTTTTCCAAGGTCTGTGttggattttagtttttgtaggTTGTCAAAGGAAAACAATAGGATAATAGATCAATTAGAATAATGAAGTATATGTCTTTAATGAAATGTTTTATCCAAAATATGTACATTTTATGTCTCCATAATCTTTCTTAtcccatttttttattaaattcaacatGAATAAATCCTTATCAGATAGAATCTAATGTAAcaagttttaagatttttttggtAATTAGAAGTACAAGTAAGGACACTAAAGATTGAACCTAAGTTTTCATGTCACACAAACACAAACATCTTGACAAtagtttgttttcaatttaagaGAGTTCTACGTGATAACAGTGCAATCAttcttcactttctttttcaaggAACATTTCTATTACAAATTTTGATCTTTCCCAATCACTAGTTGActaagtatttttatatttttatagtaggACAACACCATTGCgaattttattatgaaaagtATTCAATAGTAAATAATTCTTCTTGgctataaaaattttcaaaacaagaaaattttattgCAATTATGGTAATATTTCTAACCATTTTGGCCTCTTCCTCAATAGGTAGGTATGTGTTTGTCACTAACCTATTCAGGCATCTCTCcaattattgataaaaaaaaggtaTAAGCAATGTGATGGGTTTGgtgacattttttttgtttgttgtttttaaaaataatattgtactCTTCTATCTACCAACAATTGTGCTAACTTATATGTTTTCATTtccattacaaaataatttttatcttagtttcatatttttatataagaaaaagaaaactacaaagtaaaaacttcaattttttatcaagATATTTAGGACAACATTGAGTTGTTATTCCAAATTAACTCAATCTTAGtataacttataaataaaaatgaaaagaaaaaaatgaagaaaaattttctatattatCAACTATTCTAAAAGAAGATTTATGTAATGATCTTATAATATTTGTAACAACAACATcaacaacaagaaaaattaatgatgataaggtaatttaaacaaaaataagcacaataaaattataaagaaggaaaaatagaagaaataacAAAGATATTAATCCAACATTTTTATCCTAGTAAAATTGTattcaagaacaaaaataaacacaataaaACCATATCCAAATAAATTCAAGAAAACCAATTTTGGTTAATCTAAATAGAAGATTATACatgttaaacaaaaattaaagaagaaaatgaagattgaGATGAAGAATCACCGGAGGATTGTTTTTTGCAAAGATGCAAATGAACTTTGACTCCATCTCTAATTCTTTGAATTCACAAATCGTAATTACTTTTTAGACTATTCAAAATGaacactaaaataatttatcatcaaatctaaatgtaatatatatatattttaaaatttagttgatTTTCATCTGTTTTAGGTAAGTGAAAATTTTAgctaattattagtttaaaatttggaaatatgagttttctttaaagagtaaaaaatccaaaagtggTAGGTAGCATTTATTATTGCATACGAAAAACATTTAATGCGGTTGATTTTATTTGGAAGTATTTCATACAGGAGCGAAAGTAGAAAAATGTTTTAGGGGgcgaaattaaatcttaatttttactatactaaaaatgcaatttcatcatttgaatagcctatatctttataatttttgaaagattaaatcaaatttttatcatttttagggggccaaagtacaattttacatttactaatttaaaactttaaaaaatttaaagggcctaaatgaaAACTTTACCATTTTAGGGGGGACTGGTGCCCCTGCCAACCCCCTTGGCTACCCCCCGGGGTATCTATGCATAGATttacaccatgtttggttgggtgtattggtaTAGCCAATACACCCCACTGACCTAATCGGTGAAATCCACCGATTTCTAATCCGTCCCTTTTGCTCAGATTAGGTGCTGCTTCACTTTAccctccctgttttaccctctGCCTCTTCTGTTCCCCTTTGCCTCTTCTGTTCCTTCCTTCTACCTTCTACCTTCTGCCGATTTGCCCATAAAATATGAAGGACCAATTCACGCTCTTCACCATAACAAAGCAGCTTTTAGGTAACAATGGCTACCAACCACTTCCTCTATCAGAGTGACTGACTCACTTCCTTTTGTTGAACACTTATCATCAAATAATCACAACTCCCAGATTCATAAATTCACAAGAAGAAAAATCCACTAAAACACTCATTACCAACGATGGGGAAGAAGCGGGTAATGGTTCCGGCCAAGGAACTGGACTTGTCGACCGTTAAATACGAGAAAGAAACAATCCAAggtatcaatttttattaattatatattggAAATGTGATACAATCCGACCCTTTGACTTGGAATTTGATAAACTTTTTTGTTCTcttattttggatttggatcGATTGGGGTGCAGCTCCTCATTTGACAGGATCGATACTGAAGTTGTCTGTGAGGATAATTGAAATTCCAATTATAGGTTCTTTGATCATATCTTTCATGAAAAAGGAGAATAACATGGTTGAGGTTCGTTGTTTTGTGTCGCTCTCTTTCTTCGGCTTTAATATCCTTACTAGTTATTACTCAGTTTAAAATACGGGTattcttaagaaaattttaatgatgattttgatttttggtatTTGCAGAGGTTGCAGAACACTGAGATACCAGAAAAACCCATGTTTAAACCTGAATTTCCTCCTCAAGGTTTAGATTATCACCCTTTTTTAaccttctttttcttgtttgattTTTTGTATAAGAAACTTTTGTTCCTTTGATGAAAAGTGTACCATGTTTCAAGCCATGAATAATGATTCTAGCTGTTGAGTAGTTTGTCGATAGTTGTGCATTTTCCCATGTGTCATTGGTTAGTTAGAAACCTAGTTGACTGTTTGTGTGATATCAAACCAGAAGCAGAACCTTCTGTTGTCATTGTGGATGAAGAAGGGAAACCTACTGATAGAGTTGAATCAGCCCTTAAGTGTCTTCCTCGTTATGATCCTGCTAGTTGCTGGAGTGGGGATACATTTCCATCGTTCCGGTACTGGAAGATTCGTGACTTTGCTTATGCTTATCGATCAAAACTTGTGACACCTTCTAAGGTAATTCATATGAAATGCTAGAGAGTTTTTTTGGCTCTAAATCAGTTACAATGAAGATTCTCTCCTTTTGGTGTATAGATAGCAGAACAAATCATCACACTTGTTGAGGGGTGTAAATATCATAAGGCCCCAACACCATTATTGATTTCATTTGATGCTGAGGATATCAGGAAGCAAGCAACAGCTTCAACACAAAGGTTTAAAGAAGGTATTTCAGCATTATCTATTCACGAAGCTTTTTCATCCACATATTATGGTTACTATAGGGTTCCTATCTGCAGAAATCTTGTAAATTCAAATCTCTAAAGAGGAACTGTTGCTGTGAGTCATGCAGGAAATCCATTGTCAATCTTCATTGTACCACTCATCTGCTTGTCTTTCTGCTTGTCAGATATCAACCTGGTGAAGTTAGAGCATTCGGGATGATTGCTGGAGGCTTTGGCATTACACTAATGTTCCAAGTATGTTATAAATCATGACAGATACTTCTGTAATATATATGCAAGGTTTAAATGTTTGAATAATATGTCAccttctcttttcatttttttctggTTTTGTTTCTGATTAGGTAGCCAGAGCTATATATGCAAGTTAGTTATGCATATTATCTGAGTTAAAATGATGATTGTAGTTTGGAAATTTGTAATTAGGAGGATCAAAATGCGTTCTTTTGCTTGACCAACTTAAGGGAAGCACGTTTGATAGCATTGACTTCTTGCTAATTAACCGGATTTTCTATTTCATGTGATAGCATTGCCTTTTTGGTCTTtattttgttggattttgaaaaatgcTCCACTGGTTCCCCTTTTTAAACTCATGTTGTTTGGACCTAAAGTTTTTCTATTCTATCTAACTCGATTTCTTGGTCAGTGCTATTATCAATCACTTGAGGACATAGCTGAGGGTGTTTCTGGTTCAAGAGAAAAGCTCACTACTATTTACCTTGAAAATAATCCATGTGTACGGTTTGCAACTTGCAGTATTTAGAGACTATagtttttgttggtttttgCGATTGCAGCATCCTTACGATCCCAAATGTTTTGTTATGGCTAATTGGTTGATTATCTTGATATTTTTGGTTCTCTATCTGGTTCAAATTCGTAGTTGGAACATGATTAATTCTTACTCTGTATGATACGTAGCTCCGTTTTCTTGTTGTGTTTTCctgatttcataattttttcctcCCTTTTTCTCTGAGAAACTGGTGATCCTGTAACAGATACTAACTTCTTGCTTCTACTCAAGCAAGGGAATATTGGTGTTCTGAAGATTCTGATAATGGCGACATCAATTTGAACCGCAGTTGATGTGCATCTATCAcactgttttttattttattttttgtacatTCCACTGTACGTTCCAACTTGTTTGTAATTCAAATCTGGAAAACTTCTCTTGGTTCACATGCATCGAGCACGTAAATTTATCTGTTGGATTTGGAGCAATTGCTGaatgttatttgtttttcttttggttcAACGCTGAATATATTTTGATGTCAGAGAAATTGTCTTTGGAATTCTTCCTGCTTACCTTTGCTCCATTGAGAAATTATTTGGTTGGTTTTTGTAGTCGATGTGCTTTGCGTCCCCCATAATCTTCAATTTTGACCTTTTGAGTTCACATCCATTTTAAAGAAGTTTAAGCTTATTATATGTaatcaagaaaagaaatttccaAACATTTTATGGATGGATGTTAAACAAGttgtaattaattgattgataGTGTATACAAATTCATGTATGATCcaaacatattcatatcaaatgaatatatattgatgtattttatGGCTAAACAAAATTAGTCCCTTGATtagtcaaacaattaattcgTTTCAAATTATGTATCTCCAAATAACGTGgggaattatatattttattaaattatatttaatattaatcatttcaaattatcttttatagtatcatatattatgatttgagtaaattcatataagaatattaattattaagaattttattaaattatatattttaattataatatatttaatatatttaataataattatgtttaaatatgattaaattattttttattgataataataatcttattaaaatttaaataacaataacaataattatttaccaaaataaatttatgctaagggtattctagtcattttagttttttccattatgctattacacctctattccattcaaccaaacacaagattactattacgcctctattccattacattcaaccaaacagttgatttgctattacacctctattccattacacctctaatccaatacagtgAACCAAACGTGCCTTTAGATTATTTCTTGTACATAGTACTCGAGCAAAACTTTGGatttgtcaaatttaaattatttcaagttGCATCATTTAGATTTTACACTAGagctatttaaattaaattttcaattttaaaatataatttaaccaaattagaataagttaaattatttgaataaatttaattaaggttttattaaattatagagaatatattataaataatgttttaaaataaatatctatcctataattttaattttactatactTATATTTCATCAGACGATTCTTGCTAGTTCGTTTATTACCAATGATATGCTAAAGACTCTCCCATCACATTCGCTACATTCTAATGAGTGTCGTTGCACTCCATCACCAACTATATACCTGGTAGCCTTTTCGATCTAATCACCTCGTGGCAGGAGCCCTCTCAACCTTACCACTTAACCTATGAATCAAAGCTGTTATTGGTTGGGACCCATAGTCGGTTCACCTCCAAACCAACTATCTATTTAAGACTTCTAACTCTTTAGAAAGAGCCAATGATCTCCTCCCTCAAAAAAACCATTATCTACCGTACTTACCTCACCTCACTCACCTCATCTTGTGGCTCTCGACATCTCCACCATGCTGTGAACAAACCTTATCCACCACCCTCTTGTTAGTGTGTGGGGagaaaaattaagttataagaAATTAACGAAAGTTTCAAGGCCTGTATCAATGCCACtttctttaaggttctattcacCCCACCTATATTATGGTGATTAAAAGAGTTACTGATAATTAAACCtcaaggatacaatgaagcccaATAGTTGTCTACGTTTTGCATTGACGGAAACAGTCCACTAAGCACTGATTGGAGCATagttattttttgaattttagtaatTAGTGGGTATTAATTTGGGTCAAGGattgacttgaaaaaaaaattgaaattaggaGTTTTAAAAGCTCAAGGACTAGTTTGATCAAGGGAAGAATTGGGGCACTTTACATTGATAATTGTCCAATGGCCCAATAATCGATTGCCCTAAACCTAATTTGGTGTAGAAATCAGCCTACTTTTCCAAGCTAGGCCatcattatttgaaaaaaaaaacatattgttTTGCTTACTATTTCTCTAATGATCATCcctcttataattattaagtgcTTTGCTCCAAGTTATTGTTACAACTTGGTTCAGATCATTGCTACCATTGCCGCTTGAATTTGCTACTTTAAGTCATTCAATAAACTACCCCCAATTACTTGTATTGAGGATAGTTTTTTAATTGACGCATTTAGTAAATATTGATgtttagttggttaagatgAGTTAGAacattaagaattaatttaattttaaattcatgtaaGTTTGATTTGTTAGCTTAATTTTGAACTTGACTTTAggatttgatataatttagttAAGACATATTTCTTTATGTAATCTTGTAATcattatttctctatttttaaagttatgctCGAGTTTCTTTTTGTTGCCTTCACTTGATTGAATTTACTCGTAatgattttatatgtgatttactattattatt
The Gossypium raimondii isolate GPD5lz chromosome 8, ASM2569854v1, whole genome shotgun sequence DNA segment above includes these coding regions:
- the LOC105791343 gene encoding fatty acid amide hydrolase, translating into MGKKRVMVPAKELDLSTVKYEKETIQAPHLTGSILKLSVRIIEIPIIGSLIISFMKKENNMVERLQNTEIPEKPMFKPEFPPQEAEPSVVIVDEEGKPTDRVESALKCLPRYDPASCWSGDTFPSFRYWKIRDFAYAYRSKLVTPSKIAEQIITLVEGCKYHKAPTPLLISFDAEDIRKQATASTQRFKEGNPLSIFIVPLICLSFCLSDINLVKLEHSG